Genomic segment of Deinococcus depolymerans:
ACATGCCACCTGGGCGACATACGGTCGCCTCAGTGCGGCTCGGCTCGGCGACATGGACTGGGCCTGGAGTTTGGACGGTTGCGAGTAGAGACTCGGCTTGGGTGAGCCTCGCGCTTACCCCCCGTCGGCCTGCGTCCTGGCGAGCCGACCGGTCGTTCGGGCGTGGTCTGTCCGGTCGTCTCTTTCGTCTCGCCGAATCAGTCCGGAATTCGGCCGGCATCCAGACTGTAGATCGCCGCCAGGACGCCGATCGCGCGGTCTCGCCAGCGTCTCGACAGTGCCGCCACCACAGGGCCCGAATGCGTCGGGTCGACGAGGAGGAGCGCTCCTTCCCGGACCGGCACGACGATCCGCGCGGCCCCGAGAAGGGGGCCGCTGAGGATCCGCCATGCTTCTTCCGTGCCGATGTGTCGGGCGTCCGGGCCGAGCGTCCCCGTCGCCGGGAGATCGCCGTCGCAGAGCGAGATCAACAATTCGGCCAATTCGGTTTCGTGCACCCGCATGGTCCCCATGATGTGCGGCGCGTGGTCGGTCAAGACGTTCTATGTCCGAAGAGGGCGTCGAACTTCGCGCGGTCCTCTGTCCGGTATAGGACGCTCAGGCCGTGTTTGGCGCGGGTCACGGCGACGTAGGTCAGTTGTCTGAGCTGTTCCTCGTCCTCCGTGGAGATCGCCTGTGGATCCACGAGGATCACGACCTGCGTCTCGCACCCTTTGAAGCGCCGGGCGGTCGTGAGACCCAGCGGTGAACTCTCCTCGACGCTCGACAGGACCCGAATGGCGTGACCGCCGACCGTGACGTCCATCGACGCGGCTTCGGGCGAGATGACGACGATCTCGGAGGGCTGGTAGCCGGCGCCGAGCCAGCGTTTGACCTCCCGTTCCAGAGCATCCGGCAGATGTCGGTAGCCGTGGATCTCGATCGGTGCGCCGTCGGCACGCAACGCCCGGATCCGGTCGTCCTTGACGATCCGGCGTCCGAGTTCCGCGATCTGCCGGGTATTGCGCAGATTCTCCCGCAGCACTTTCCTGTAGGGCGATCGCCCCTTGCAGTGACCCTGTTCGAACACCGTGAACCGCTCCCCCACGTCTCGTTTGAAGATGTCCTGCTGGACGTCGCCCAGGAAATGCCAGCGGCCCTCGGCGAATCCGCCTTCGATGATCGTGTCCAAGAAAAACAGGTACGGGTCCTCGAAGATGTCGGGGTATTCGTCGACGACGACCAGGTCGTACTTGATACCCTCCTCGTCGGCCGCCAGGGCGGCCATCTCGGGCAGGAGCCTGTTCATGAAATCGGTCGCCTTCTGTTCGGCCGGCGAGCAGAGATGCCGTCCGATGTCCGACATGAACTGGTGGATCGTGTCGGCTTCGAAGAGACCGTCGGCCATGTGCCTCGCCTTCTGCGACAGGAAGGCGTTGTAGCAGAGGTAAAGCACGCGGGCTCCCGGATTCTCGCGGAGGTACCGGTGGAGCAGGTCCATCGCCATGACGGTCTTCCCGGATCCGGCCGGGCCGTGGACGACGTGCGGGCTGTGGTCGTTGTCGAAGATGCTGTCGATGACGTCCGACTGCTGTTGGGTGAGTTCCAGCGCTTCGCGTTCCGCCGCTTCGATCATGCTGTGGGGATCGTGGGCGGGCTGGAAGCGCGGTTGGAACTGGTCACGAACGAACGCCTGTGCCTGCGGGTGGAGCGGCTGCAGGACGGTGCCCGCTGTGGCGTATCCGGCGACCCGCGCGATCGCTTCGACGATGCCGTCCTGCATCTCGCGCTCGTCGACGATCTGCCGCCGGTCCCAGGACACGCCGCCGGCCTTGCCGAGGGTGGCGAAGGGGAGGAGGACTCCGGTGACGACGTGGACGTGGGCGCGGACGGTCTCCCTCTTGCGGGCTTCGGTCAGGATGGACAGGATGTCGCCCCTGGCGCGGTCCACCTGGACGAGCGGGTCCTTCCGACTGCCGTCCTGGTACCGCACGAAGATCCGGTCGTCGCGCTCTTCGACGGACTCGTGCCCTTTGATCTCGAGGAGCACCACCGTGCTCGCTCCGGGCATGAGGACGACCAGATCCACCTCGCCGCCGTTCGGCGACCGGTCCGGTTTGACACGGACGGAATGGAGGACCACCCAGTCGCGTGCCGCCGGGTGGTCCCGGGCACGCTCCAGGTCGGCGAGGACGCGGCGCTCCCCGCGGTTGGCGAGATCGGCTATCCGTCCGCTGTGCAGTTGGAGTTCCATCGTCCCGAAGTCTCGCACGGGCGACGGGGTGCGCGAGGCTCAAACGGGCGAGGCGCCGCGGGGTGGCCGGCGGAGTTCGACGTCCCGCGCGTAGTCGCTGTCGAGTCCGGAGAACGCGACGGAGCCGGCTCCCTCGTCGGTCCGCCATTCCCAGAGGGGATTCAGGCGTACCGTGCCGTTGTCGGCCTTCACGCAGTCCTGAGTACCGAACGCGAGGCGCAGTCGCCGGATCGCCCGGGCGAGGACTGCCCTGCCGGGCCGACCGGACCGCCCGAGGACGTACCGGCAGAGGGTCTCTTCCGATTCGCCGCCGACCTCGCAGAGTCGGCAGGCGATCGCCGCCGCTTCGGGGGTGAGGTCCAGGTGTACCGGACGGTCCGCCACGACCAGTCGGGGACGCCCGTACAGAGGTGCGAGGACGGTCCTGAGCGGCGTGGGCGGCTCCTGCGGCAACGGCCGTCCCGACGCGCGGGCCCAGGCGTAGAGGTCCCTCAGGAACGGCGCCTCGAACTGGAGTTGTCCGGGAAGGGGACGGGCGGCGAGGACGGAGTCCAGACGCCGTGCCGTCTCGGTCTCGTCGCCTTTGTGCAGGGCGATCCCGGCCAGATGCAGGCCTGCCCGGACGCGGACGGAATGCTCGGCCCGTCGACTGGCCTCGTCCAGCGCGTGGACGTCGCCGGAGAGGATGTCGTCGCTCAGGTCCACCGACGTCCGGGCGAGTCGACCGGCGCCAGCCGATCCGGTGGCCCGCAACGTCCGGACGAGCCCGGCGGCTCCGGACCGGCCGGTCCGGAGCCACACGAGCTGCGCCTGGAGGTGCGCGATCCGGACGCGGACGTCCACGCTCGTCTCCACGTCGGCCGCCCAGGAGAGACTCCCGATCGCGCGGTCGTATTCGCCGGTCAGGATCCAGAGGTGGGCTCTGCCGTAGTGCAGCAGGCCGGCGTGCTGCCTGGCCTCGCCCCGTTCGGTCGACAGGAGGTCGCGTTCGAAGGCGTCGGCGGCCAGTTCCAGGCGCATCGACTGGGTCAGCGACCAGCCGAGGTTGTAGTTCACGAGCGCCAGGTGGGCGTACCGGCGGTGTTCGCGCAGCCTCTCCCGGGCGTCCAGGTATGCGCCCACGGCCTCGTCCCGGCGCCCCTGCAGGCCGAACAGGACCGCCGAGGCGAACCGGGCTTCCCCGAAACGCAGCGACGAGGCGGGGATCGCCGCCGCCGCTCGGGCGTACGCGGCCTCGGCCTCGTCGTACTCTCCGGCATGCTGGTGGAGCATGCCGCGCAGGCGCCACCGGGTGCTGCTCGCCTGCGGTTCCAGGCCCTCGTCCGGGGGCAGCGCGGCCAGCGCCTCCTCGGGCCGTCCGTCCAGGAACAGCCGGTAGGCCTCGAGAAACCGGGGGGAGGGGTCAGGTGTCGTCATCCGTGTCGGCGGGCGTACCGCCTGCGCCTACAGTAGCGGTCAGGAGGGGCGGTAGGTGCCCGACGTCCTCCGCCGCGCCCCGGGAGGCGGAGACGGCGAGAACCAGAGCGAGCAGGAGACGCGTGACGGGTCGGAACATGAAGTACCTCCGGGGACGGGCGGGTCGTCGCCCTGCGCAGGAGTGCGCGGCTCGGACCGTCGGCGACGGCCCTCTGTCCACAGACGCGAAATCGGACACCGGTCTTCAGGCGGCCCGAGCGGCCCGGCCCGCACGCGCGTGCATGGCCCGCAAGACCTGGATCGCCGCCCGCTCCGTCGCCCGGACCACGGACTCGTCCGTACCGGCGGCCCGGGCGACCGCCGCGCGTTCGGCGACGTCGAACAGCTCGGCCCGGGTCGCGTCCCGCAGAAGCAGGTCGATCTCGGCGGGCGCGGCGCGGTAGAGCCCGTCCAGCAGCGCCCCGAACACGGGGACGCGGAGCGTTCCGACCGTCCGCCTCAGGTCGAGCAGGAGGCTGTACTCCAGGTCGGATTCCCGGACCCGTCCGAAGTCCCCGTCGGCCTCCTCGAGAGGGCGGGTCAGCGCCTCCTCGAAGTCGTAGACGTACCGACCGGTCCCTTCCGGCGTGCCGGACAGGCTGACCCGCGCTCCGAACAGGCGCTGCCGGTTCACGAACGCCGAATTGTTGGCGGCGTACCGGGCGAACCCCGTCGGGGCGGCGGCCACGCCGGCCTGCGCGGACGCCCAGAGGGCCACGATCACCGGGTCGCCGATCGCGGCCGACAGCACCTCGCGGACGTCCGAGCCGCTCAGGACCCCGTCACGGCGACGCCCGCGAGGCAGGTGGCTGGCGCGGGCCGGGTCGACGCGTACGACGAAGCCGGCGGCGTCCTCACGTTCGAGGACGTCCGCGAATTCCACCGCGAGCACCTCCGTGAGCGGAGCCACGACCGGCGCGAGGGCCCGGCCGACGTCGCGCCTGAACGTCTCGCCGGCGTAGGTCGAGTTCGCGGCGCGGAGCACGTCGCCGGCGAGCAACGCGTCGCGGACGTTCCGTTTCGAGGTGGACGCCAGCTCGGCCTCCACGGCGGCCGCGAGCAGACGGCCGGAGGGAGATTCGCAGAACTGGACGTCACGGAGAGAGGAGCAGACGGAGGCCAACGCGGTCAGGAAGTCGGTCGAAGCCATTGCCGCGTGCCGCAGGCACGCGTGGAAGGTAAGGACCGCCACTGTACGTCGGAGACGCCACGAACCGCCTGACGCGAAAGGCGCACCGCCGCTAAGCCGGTGCGCCTACCGTGGTGCCGAGAGAACCGATGCGACACGTGAGAGCCGTCGACTTCGGTGGAATCGAATTTCCCGACCGTGACGGCTCCCGCCTGGGATCGTCAGTCGAGCGGATCGATAGGCCAGGTCCGATCGGTGGTCAGGGAAGGCGCGAGGAGAGCCGGATCCTGTCTCACGACCGTCAGGTCGCTGGTCCAGCGGTAGTCGGGCCCGAGGTGGAGGCGACCGTTCGAGGAGACGATCACGTCACGGTCTCCGACGAGTCGTCTCAGCCGCTGGACGACCTGCCGGACACGAGCGACGCGGTGGGCTGCGTCGTCGTGGCGTACCCTGCCGGACGTGCCGCGACTTTCCGGTAGCAGCCGCTCGGCCACCTCAATCAGCCTGGCGCCCGGATGTTCCGTCAGGTAGGCGACGAGCAGGGCGAGATCGGGACCGACAGCCAGTCGGACGGGCGGGTCTCCCAGCAGCAGCCGGGGCGGATCGGTGAGGTACACCGCGGCAGTCACCGGTTCTCCGGTCTCCACCGAGTCGGCGGGAGACCGGAGACGTTCGAAGGCGGCCGCTTCGATGGAGTCCAGCAGAGGTAGGACGTCTGCCGGCGCATCCGGACGTGCGAGTCTCGCCTGTTCCAACGCGCCGTAGGGAGCTCGGTCCACGAGCAGGCCGGCCAGCGTCGCACGAGCGTGGAATTTCCATGTGCCCGTCCGGGCGAGGGAGACGGCGCGACGGGCGTGGTTCACCGCTCTCCTCGGGTCGGGCGTCGACTGCGCCCGCAGGCAGAGTACCGGTACACGCAGCTCACCTGCCTTGGACGTATCCGCGAGGCGATGGGCTTCCGCGAAGGCCTCCTCGGCTTCGCGGTCGTCACTGGACAGACTGGCCGACCGGGCCAGGATCAGGTGGGCCAGGATCAGGCGTTTCCGGTCGGCGGCGGCGTAGGGCAGGAGGTGCAGAGCCTCGTCGTGGGCTTCGCGCGGCCGGCCGGTCTCGCACAGCCAGGCGGCCCGCGCCAGACGGAGCTCGTCCGACGCCAAGCCGATCGGCACCACGACTCCCTCTCGGAACGGCGTGGAGTCGCGTCCGCTCCGAAGGGTTCTCAGGAGCGTTTCCACCGGGCTCGGAGGCGACACTCCGTCCCGCGAAGGCCCGGTTCGGGCCGCCGGCCCGAACCGGGCCAGAGGGAAGCAGTCGGTCAGGAGCCCGGGCGGGAAGCGGAAGCGGTCCGACTTCATGACGCTCGGCACCGGAGCGGCACGGTCCGGATCAGACGGGAGGGATGAGCGGCGGCGCCGTCCTGACCTTCTCGAGATGGTCGAGGATGGCCCGGCCGATCACCCGGCCGAGTTCGGGCGGTACGGCGTTGCCGATCTGCCGCCCGTGCCGCGTGAACGAGGCGGCTTCCCCGGGCCGGACGAACCGGTACGAGCGGGGGAACGTCTGGAGGATCGCGCCTTCCCTCAGGCTCAGCCCCCGGTCCTGGGTCGGATGGACGAACCGGCCGGTCCCGATGTTGTAGAACTGTGTCGTCATGGTGGGAGAGGGCTGCGCCGGGTCCATGCGTCCGTAGACCGAGCCGTACGTCGCGCCGGACGCTTTGCGGTGACATGCGAGTTTCAGGTCGTCCGGCCAGTCGGCCCAGGTGCCGCCGGGTTTGGAGGCCTTCGCGCGCTTCAGGTTGAGTTCCGTCAACTTGTAGGTCTTGTGGAGAGGATCGTGCGGATCCGTTTCTCCGACCTGCAGGGGTGGCAGGTCACGGAGGGCCTCGTGGACCGACACCGGATCGTTCCGGGTATGCGTCGCCGGAGGCAACGCGACCTTCCCCCACCGGGAGGCGAAGAGGACGAGGCGGCGCCTGGCCTGCGGGATTCCGTAGTCCGGTCCGAAGACGCGGTATTCGCTCACCTCGTAGCCGGCCTTCTCGAGCGACGCCTTGAACTCCGCGTAGATCGGGAACTTGCCTTTCGTAGCCAGCCGGACGACGTTCTCCATGCTCACCACTTCGGGTCTGAGAGTCAGGATCAGGTCCAGGAAAGCCTGGAGGGGCGCCCATTCGCTCTGCAGCTCCTCGACCGACTTGCCGATCTTGGTCTTGGCGGCCGCCGTGGAATACGGCTGACATGGCGCGCAGCCGACCAGGACCCGGGTCGCGCCCGGCGGGTAATGCGCCGCCAGGTCGTCCGCCGTCACGGTCGTGATGTCCGCGTGCAGGAACGTCGCTCCGTCGTTGTTCGCCTCGTAGGCGAAGCTGCAGCTGTCGTCCAGATCGTAGCCCGCCTTGACCTGCAAGCCGGCCTCCCGAAGGCCGTAGGTGAGCCCGCCGACGCCGCAGAACATGTCGACGGCGACCACCGGTCGTTCGGAAATTTGTAGACTGTGTCGCTTTTCTCCACTCATCGCGTCGTACCGACTATAGCCGCTCACGCCCCTTCGGGTGCCGCGCGACCCGACTGGAGCGCGCGGGTGCCGGGCAGGTCCGCCGTGGGATGCCGGGAACCGAGAGACCGTCGCGCCGGTCACCGACTCCAAGGATGCTCCCGCACACGGCACGGGCGTGTGCGGAAGCCGTCCCGGTCACGGGCGACTGCGGTATACGCCCTGGATCCCCACGCCGTCCATGTCGACGTCCGGAATCCGGAAGTTCCGCGGGTGAATCCACGTCCCGTGCATGGGTGTCGTCTCGTCCGGTCGGAGCCCGAAGAACCACGCCCGCTCGCCGGGTACGAACGACCAGCGGGCTGCGCCGGAGATCAGGAATGTCCTGCCCGCCTCGTCCCTGAGGGCCGCCCGGTCGTCGGTCGGATCTGTGGGCGAAGGCCTGCCCGTCACCTCTCCCCAGACGTCGTACGGTGCGACGGGTCCGTCCGAGGAGGTCTGCCCCCACCAGGACACGGCGCGACTCCGGTAGCCGGGGCACCGGTGTCTGACCGGGCACGGGCCGCAGTGAGGTCCGGGGATCGCGACGGCGGCCGCTTCGACCGGACGTCCGCTCGGAAACCTGACGAGGAGGTCGTCCAGCCGGGCCCGGGTGTCGGCCCTTTCGGACTCGCCCCACGGCACCTCCACGCGGTCGGCACCGTGGAGCCACAGCCGGACCCGGACACCCGGTTCCAGCGTCTCGAGCATCGTCGCGTACAACCACATCTGCCGGGCGAGGGGAAGACTCGGGCGGCCGCCGCGCGCCGTGACGCCGGACTTCAGATCCGTGACGTGCACTTCGGTACCGATCCGTTCGATCAGATCCGGGCGCCCTGCGAGACGCAGCTCCGGTACGTCGAGCCGTCGTTCGCGCCCCGTGGGGATCCGGGGGACGCGGTCGCCGGGGAGGCCTCGGGGCGGAGCGCGCCGTGACGGAGGAACGCTCCGAGCGGCGCCGGACGCCCAGGCGAGCAGCCTCGCCTGCCCTTTCCGCCAGACCGTGCGCCCCACGGCCCTCCGGAGCGGAACCAGCCCCGCCTGCGGCCAGAGCCTCCGGGCGGCCTCCTCGGTCGAGTGCAGGACCTCGTCGAACACCTCCGTGACGTCGTGCGCCGGCGGGCCCACCCGGGCGAGGCGGGCCACGGTCTCGTGAAGGACGGTCCCGAGCAGCGCCGCCGGGTTCGGCGGCAGCCGCTCGGCTTCGCCGAGTCCGTGCAGCTGCGACAGGGGACACCGTTCGAGAGCGTGGAAAGCGGACGGACTGAACCGCTCGGGGACGTGGACCGTCTTCAGGAGCTCCGGGAGGACCGGGGGGCGTGTGCCCCCCGGCGTCAACGGGCGAGCGTCGCCTGCTGCCTGATCCATTCCCGCACCTGCACCTGGCGCCGTTCGAGGTTGAACGTGTCCCAGCAGAGCGTCGCGCCGCCCGATTCGGCGGCCGCCTCCTCGTCGGCCTGCGCGAGGATCGTGCCGGCCGCCAGTTCGGCGTTCGGGTCCCAGTTCCAGAGGGGATGCGCGACGAGCACCCACGGCGTCAACCCGCCGCTGCTCTTCTTGATCCGGAAGGCCGGAACCTTCCCGCCTGCGAAGAGCATCGTCTCGCCACCGAATCCTTCGGCCATCTCCTCGGCGAGTCGCTCGGCGTCTTCCAGGTGGCCCTGCAGGCCGGGACTCCCGAAATCGCCGTCGAGGCCGCACGAGAACGTCGGGTCGAGCAGCGCCCTCAGGTACGTCAGACCCAGGCGCCAGTCCAACAGGCCGTGGTAGTGCTGGTTTCCGTACCTCAGGAGGCAGCGGTAGCACGCCGTCGAGCAGTCGCCGTGGTCGGGCCCTTCGAACTCCGACCGCGGATAGGCGGTCGCGTCCGTGAGCATCGACCGGGCGAACGACAGGATGCGGGGCACTGTCTGGCCCGGCGCGGGCTCGCTGAGGATCCGGCAGAATCCGGCGCCGTTGACCAGCTCGTCCGTGATCTGCAGGAGCGGGCGAGCCGGCGCGCGGCCGAAGAGACGCGGTTCCAGGACCGCCAGTTCCTCGGGCGCGATGTCGAGCTCCAGGGCCGCCCGACTGACGGTCATGAACGTGGCGGAGAGCGCCGCCGCGCGCACGCCCTGCCACCTCGACCTGGCGTGGTCCGACTCCTCGACTCCTTCGGTCCGCAGGGGCATGCGGTGCAGTGCGAGCGCGGGGTTCAGGGCCGTCGGCGCGAGGTAGAGGGAATCGGTCGTCTTGGGCGCGGCGAGCCAGACGGGGGGACGCTCGCTCGACTCCGCGGTGAATCCGTGGCGGTGCACGCCCGGTACCTCGGCCAGCTCCTGGTGCGGCAGCCGGAAGCTTCCGCCGCTCCGCGTGACCACCTGGTTCCCGCCGGTCGTCACGAAACCGGTGCCCGACCGCCCGCGGTTGAGGCGGTAGGTGCGTGCCCGCCCGTCGAACGCCACGTCGAGACTCGCCCCGATTGACGCACCGTCTCCCGGTGCCAGCGTGTACGTCACCGGCGCGATCGCACTGCCTTCGGCCTGGACGGTGCGGTGGCGGGCGCCGCCGCCCCCCTCCTCGTTGCGGGGCCGCCGGCCGAAATCGGTCCGGAAGCCGTTCGGGACCACGCAGTCGTGACCGCTGTCCTCGTCCAGCGGCGAGCCGCAGGCCCGGCAGGTCGCGTCCGGGGTCGTGTCGGCCGGGCCGATCCTGGCCCACGCGCTGCAGGCCCGGCATTGGGTCAGCCGGAACTTCTCTCCGAACGCGTCGTCCCGGAAGGCCTTGACCGGAACGACCTGCCCTTTCCTGCCGAACGGCGGCAGGTCGAGGTCGGGCGTGAATCCGACGGAGACGTACTCGAACTTGTCCTTCACGAGGCGCGCTTCGGGAGCGAACTCGTAGATGGCCACGTCCAGATCGCGGTCCACGCTGTCGAACTCGTCTCGACCGTCCACGCGACGGGTCCCCAGGTAGAGGTTCCGGACCCGCGTGGGCATGCCGTACATGGGCAGCAGCCCGGTCTCCGCCACGGCCTGCGCCAGGCCGGGCGCCACTTCCGCGGTGACGCCGTCCAGTTCGGCGATCAGTTCGTCCGGCGCCGGACGGATCACGGCGGTCTTGCCGTCCGCCGCGAGGACGCCCCGGAATCGCTCGGCTTCCCCGGCGGTCGCCTCCAGCGCCCCGCGGAGCCTGTCCCGCCACTTGGAACCGTTCAGGTACGTCGCGACCGGTACGAACTCGCCGTGGATGTCCGGCGGCGACATGAGATCGCCGGGATACAGGCGGTCTCCCGCCGCGCGGTCCTGCTGCCGGAGCAGCCCGAACGCGTCCACCAGCCATTTCTTGCGCAGGAAGCGCTGGGCGATGGAGCCCATGCTCTTGGTCAGGACCGGGGGTGGCGGCACGTCGCCCGTCATCCGTTCCGGATTACGGAAGTAATGGAGATCGTGGCTCTTGGTGCGGCAGACGGTCAAGGCCATGGAGAACGCCTGACCGCGGCGACCGGCGCGGCCGACCCGCTGCTGGTAGTTGAACCGCTGCGGCGGCATGTTGGCCTGCATGACCGCCTGGAGCGGGCCGATGTCGATCCCGACTTCCATCGTCGTCGTCACGGCCAGCAGGTCGATCGTGGCCTTGCGCTTATGGAGTTCCCCTGCCCCCGTCTCGATCTCGTCGAGGTCGTCATCCACTTGCTCGCCGTCTGCATGGCTTTCGTCGGATCTCGGCACGAAGATCCCCTTGAATTCCCGCTGCCGCGCGGCCGGGTCTTCGGTCTGCCCGGTCAGTTCCTCGCAGTGCAGGCGGAAGAAGGGCGCCACCTCGCTCGACTCGTCTTCCCAGTGGTCGACGGCCCGGTTCACCCGCCGGCCGAGGAAGTTGACGGCCCTGAGCGAGGCGACGGTCCCGAAAGGCGCCTCCGGCAGCTTGGCCAGGCAGCGCGTGCAGAGCCCGGCGCCGCGGTGCAGGTGGACCCGCGAGCAGGTGTCGCAGCGCCAGAAGCTGTCCTCGGGCCGCGCGACATGGAAGCGGATCCGGCTCATCGAGACGATCCCGCCGGCGTGGCCGGCCGCGGCAAGGTCGTTCAGGGCGGTCTCGAGGCGCGCTTCGCCGTCCGTCTCTCCCCAGACGGCCTTCGCGTAGGCCAGGACCTTGCCG
This window contains:
- a CDS encoding DNA cytosine methyltransferase, with the protein product MVAVDMFCGVGGLTYGLREAGLQVKAGYDLDDSCSFAYEANNDGATFLHADITTVTADDLAAHYPPGATRVLVGCAPCQPYSTAAAKTKIGKSVEELQSEWAPLQAFLDLILTLRPEVVSMENVVRLATKGKFPIYAEFKASLEKAGYEVSEYRVFGPDYGIPQARRRLVLFASRWGKVALPPATHTRNDPVSVHEALRDLPPLQVGETDPHDPLHKTYKLTELNLKRAKASKPGGTWADWPDDLKLACHRKASGATYGSVYGRMDPAQPSPTMTTQFYNIGTGRFVHPTQDRGLSLREGAILQTFPRSYRFVRPGEAASFTRHGRQIGNAVPPELGRVIGRAILDHLEKVRTAPPLIPPV
- a CDS encoding nuclease-related domain-containing DEAD/DEAH box helicase: MELQLHSGRIADLANRGERRVLADLERARDHPAARDWVVLHSVRVKPDRSPNGGEVDLVVLMPGASTVVLLEIKGHESVEERDDRIFVRYQDGSRKDPLVQVDRARGDILSILTEARKRETVRAHVHVVTGVLLPFATLGKAGGVSWDRRQIVDEREMQDGIVEAIARVAGYATAGTVLQPLHPQAQAFVRDQFQPRFQPAHDPHSMIEAAEREALELTQQQSDVIDSIFDNDHSPHVVHGPAGSGKTVMAMDLLHRYLRENPGARVLYLCYNAFLSQKARHMADGLFEADTIHQFMSDIGRHLCSPAEQKATDFMNRLLPEMAALAADEEGIKYDLVVVDEYPDIFEDPYLFFLDTIIEGGFAEGRWHFLGDVQQDIFKRDVGERFTVFEQGHCKGRSPYRKVLRENLRNTRQIAELGRRIVKDDRIRALRADGAPIEIHGYRHLPDALEREVKRWLGAGYQPSEIVVISPEAASMDVTVGGHAIRVLSSVEESSPLGLTTARRFKGCETQVVILVDPQAISTEDEEQLRQLTYVAVTRAKHGLSVLYRTEDRAKFDALFGHRTS
- a CDS encoding PD-(D/E)XK nuclease family protein, with the translated sequence MDQAAGDARPLTPGGTRPPVLPELLKTVHVPERFSPSAFHALERCPLSQLHGLGEAERLPPNPAALLGTVLHETVARLARVGPPAHDVTEVFDEVLHSTEEAARRLWPQAGLVPLRRAVGRTVWRKGQARLLAWASGAARSVPPSRRAPPRGLPGDRVPRIPTGRERRLDVPELRLAGRPDLIERIGTEVHVTDLKSGVTARGGRPSLPLARQMWLYATMLETLEPGVRVRLWLHGADRVEVPWGESERADTRARLDDLLVRFPSGRPVEAAAVAIPGPHCGPCPVRHRCPGYRSRAVSWWGQTSSDGPVAPYDVWGEVTGRPSPTDPTDDRAALRDEAGRTFLISGAARWSFVPGERAWFFGLRPDETTPMHGTWIHPRNFRIPDVDMDGVGIQGVYRSRP